A genomic window from Streptomyces mirabilis includes:
- a CDS encoding aldo/keto reductase — MSAESARTIALPSGEEIAALGQGTWYLGEEPARREQEIAALRLGVDLGMTVVDTAEMYGDGAAEELVGEALRGRREEVFLVSKVLPGHADRKGTVAACEGSLRRLRAERLDLYLLHWRGRWPLEETLAGFTDLMEAEKIRYWGVSNLDVADMVELTTLSGGDAVAVDQVLYNLSRRGIEWDLLPWCREAGVTVMAYSPIEQGRLLKVEALGAVARALGATPAQVALAWVLEQGVAAVPRSGSPDHVRENRGAADLHLPTEALDALDEAFPPPSGPTPLEML, encoded by the coding sequence ATGTCTGCGGAATCGGCCAGAACGATCGCGCTCCCCTCCGGTGAGGAGATCGCGGCGCTCGGGCAGGGCACCTGGTACCTGGGCGAGGAACCGGCCCGGCGTGAACAGGAGATCGCCGCGCTGCGGCTGGGCGTGGACCTGGGCATGACCGTCGTCGACACGGCGGAGATGTACGGCGACGGCGCAGCTGAGGAGCTCGTCGGGGAGGCCCTCCGGGGACGCCGGGAGGAGGTCTTCCTCGTCAGCAAGGTGCTGCCCGGCCACGCCGACCGGAAGGGCACCGTCGCCGCCTGCGAGGGCAGCCTGCGGCGGCTCCGTGCGGAACGGCTGGACCTCTACCTGCTGCACTGGCGGGGACGGTGGCCACTTGAGGAGACCCTTGCGGGATTCACCGACCTGATGGAGGCGGAGAAGATCCGTTACTGGGGCGTGAGCAATCTGGACGTCGCCGACATGGTCGAGCTGACCACCCTCTCCGGTGGCGACGCCGTGGCCGTCGACCAGGTGCTGTACAACCTCTCCCGGCGCGGCATCGAGTGGGATCTGCTCCCCTGGTGCCGCGAGGCCGGGGTGACGGTCATGGCCTACTCCCCGATCGAGCAGGGGCGACTCCTGAAGGTCGAGGCACTGGGTGCCGTGGCCCGGGCCCTCGGAGCCACGCCGGCCCAGGTGGCACTCGCCTGGGTGCTGGAACAAGGGGTGGCCGCTGTCCCGCGTTCCGGATCACCCGACCATGTTCGGGAGAACCGCGGCGCAGCGGACCTTCACCTTCCCACCGAGGCTCTCGACGCCCTCGACGAGGCGTTCCCGCCACCCAGCGGGCCCACGCCCCTGGAGATGCTCTGA
- a CDS encoding DUF1931 family protein: MTVMGVSKFERFFRAAASLDVDRNDLKRYGDFVDAKLYDLLVVGQASAKANDRDTVEPWDLPITKGLQECIHRFRRLDEEVELKPILEQLATHPPLDRTPTQGAEERYPEIIGGLSVALAETFKIMYPDVKNPQTSHWEGVTAVFDRLL; this comes from the coding sequence ATGACCGTGATGGGTGTGTCGAAGTTCGAGAGGTTCTTCCGCGCCGCCGCAAGCCTCGACGTGGACAGGAACGACCTGAAGCGGTACGGCGACTTCGTCGACGCCAAGCTCTACGACCTCCTGGTCGTCGGCCAGGCGTCGGCCAAGGCCAACGACAGGGATACCGTCGAACCGTGGGACCTGCCGATCACCAAGGGCCTCCAGGAGTGCATCCACCGGTTCCGGCGGCTCGACGAGGAGGTCGAGCTGAAGCCGATCCTGGAACAGCTCGCCACGCATCCTCCGCTCGACAGGACACCTACCCAGGGGGCCGAAGAGCGCTACCCCGAGATCATCGGCGGTCTCAGCGTCGCCCTCGCCGAGACGTTCAAAATCATGTATCCGGATGTGAAGAACCCGCAGACCAGTCACTGGGAGGGCGTGACCGCGGTGTTCGACCGGCTGCTGTAG
- the uvrA gene encoding excinuclease ABC subunit UvrA has protein sequence MNKDATDPFVHVRGASENNLRNIDVDVPRDAMVAFTGVSGSGKSSLAFGTLYAEAQRRYFESVAPYARRLLQQVGAPHVQEITGLPPAVALQQRRGSPSSRSTVGTITTLSNLLRMLYSRAGTYPPRAARLEAESFSPNTAAGACPECHGLGVVHDVAEDLLVPDPSLSIREGAIAAWPGAWQGANLRSVVSGLGIDIDRPWRRLRKKDRDWLLYTDEQPSVYIEPEEDRVDYGYQGKFWSARKHVMHVLADSKSEKMRERALRFVRSVPCPACHGSGLRPEALAVTFAGRSIAEINAMPLTEVVALLRPVAGRSEADATTSTARSGETTEVAVRICGDLVARVDVLLDLGLGYLSLGRRSTTLSPGEAQRLRIATQLRSGLFGVVYVLDEPSAGLHPADAEPLLDVLDRLKAAGNSLFVVEHDMDVVRRADWVVDIGPGAGEGGGRVLYSGPVAGLERVGESATSEYLFGRAQPLDHRPRTPHGWLHLSGVSRHNLRDVSVDVPLCVLTAVTGVSGSGKSTLVTQVLAEVVRGHLGLVPEEPDEAQLEVDVQDASGVESFDRLVRVDQRPIGRTPRSNLATYTGMFDAVRKLYAATDEAKARGYSAGRFSFNVPEGRCETCQGEGFVAVELLFLPGTYAPCPTCQGARYNAETLEVTYRDKNIAEVLELSVDAAATFLSAVPAAFRSLETLREVGLGYLRLGQPATELSGGEAQRIKLATELQRARRGHALYLLDEPTAGLHPSDIALLLRQLHRLVDAGNTVVLVEHDLDTIATADWVIDLGPGGGDAGGRVVAAGPPAKVARARPSATAPYLAARLAHS, from the coding sequence GTGAACAAGGACGCGACCGACCCCTTCGTACATGTCCGGGGCGCCAGTGAGAACAACCTGCGGAACATCGATGTCGACGTTCCGCGGGACGCGATGGTCGCCTTCACCGGCGTCTCCGGTTCGGGCAAGTCCTCGCTCGCGTTCGGCACGCTCTACGCGGAGGCCCAGCGGCGCTACTTCGAGTCCGTAGCACCGTACGCCCGAAGGCTGTTGCAACAGGTCGGCGCACCGCACGTGCAGGAAATCACCGGACTGCCACCCGCCGTGGCCCTGCAGCAGCGACGCGGGTCGCCCAGCTCGCGCTCGACGGTCGGCACCATCACCACGCTGTCCAATCTGCTGCGCATGCTGTACTCCCGCGCCGGCACCTATCCGCCCCGGGCCGCACGACTGGAGGCCGAGTCGTTCTCACCCAACACCGCGGCCGGGGCCTGCCCGGAGTGCCACGGACTGGGCGTCGTGCACGACGTCGCCGAGGACCTGCTCGTCCCGGACCCCTCGCTGAGCATCCGCGAGGGGGCGATCGCCGCCTGGCCGGGCGCCTGGCAGGGCGCCAACCTGCGCAGTGTCGTGAGCGGCCTGGGGATCGACATCGACCGACCGTGGCGCAGGCTCAGGAAGAAGGACCGGGACTGGCTGCTGTACACGGACGAACAGCCCTCCGTGTACATCGAGCCGGAGGAGGACCGCGTCGACTACGGCTACCAGGGCAAGTTCTGGAGCGCCCGCAAGCACGTCATGCACGTCCTCGCCGACTCCAAGAGCGAGAAGATGCGCGAACGGGCGCTCCGGTTCGTCAGGAGTGTGCCCTGCCCCGCGTGTCACGGCAGCGGACTGCGGCCCGAGGCGCTCGCCGTGACCTTCGCCGGACGTTCCATCGCCGAGATCAACGCGATGCCGCTCACCGAGGTCGTGGCGCTGCTGCGGCCCGTCGCGGGGCGGTCCGAGGCCGACGCCACCACGTCGACCGCCCGATCCGGGGAGACGACCGAGGTCGCGGTCCGGATCTGCGGCGATCTGGTCGCGCGGGTCGACGTACTGCTCGACCTGGGCCTCGGATATCTCAGCCTCGGGCGCCGCTCGACGACCCTGTCGCCCGGCGAGGCGCAGCGCCTGCGGATCGCCACCCAGCTGCGCTCGGGGCTGTTCGGCGTCGTCTACGTCCTCGACGAACCCTCCGCCGGCCTGCACCCGGCTGACGCGGAACCGCTGCTGGACGTGCTGGACCGCCTCAAGGCGGCGGGCAACTCGCTGTTCGTCGTGGAGCACGACATGGACGTCGTACGGCGGGCGGACTGGGTGGTGGACATCGGCCCCGGCGCGGGTGAGGGCGGCGGGCGCGTGCTGTACAGCGGCCCGGTCGCCGGTCTTGAGCGGGTCGGGGAGTCGGCCACGAGCGAGTACCTGTTCGGGCGCGCCCAGCCGCTCGATCACCGCCCGCGCACACCGCACGGCTGGCTGCACCTGAGCGGCGTCTCCCGCCACAATCTGCGCGACGTGTCCGTCGACGTACCGCTCTGCGTACTGACGGCGGTGACAGGCGTGTCCGGTTCCGGAAAGTCGACGCTGGTGACGCAAGTGCTCGCCGAGGTCGTCCGCGGCCACCTCGGACTCGTACCCGAGGAGCCCGACGAGGCGCAGTTGGAGGTCGACGTCCAGGACGCGTCGGGGGTCGAGTCGTTCGACCGGCTGGTCCGGGTCGACCAACGGCCCATCGGCCGAACTCCCCGGTCCAACCTTGCCACGTACACGGGGATGTTCGACGCGGTGCGCAAGCTGTACGCGGCGACGGACGAGGCCAAGGCGCGCGGCTACTCGGCCGGGCGGTTCTCCTTCAACGTGCCCGAAGGGCGGTGCGAGACCTGCCAGGGCGAAGGATTCGTCGCGGTCGAACTGCTGTTCCTTCCCGGCACCTACGCGCCGTGCCCGACCTGCCAGGGCGCCCGGTACAACGCCGAAACCCTGGAAGTCACCTACCGCGACAAGAACATCGCGGAAGTGCTGGAGCTGTCCGTCGACGCCGCCGCCACGTTCCTGTCCGCCGTCCCGGCCGCCTTCCGCAGTCTGGAGACGTTGCGCGAGGTGGGACTGGGGTACCTGCGGCTGGGGCAGCCCGCGACGGAACTCAGCGGTGGTGAGGCGCAACGCATCAAACTGGCCACCGAACTCCAGCGAGCCCGCCGCGGTCACGCGCTCTACCTGCTCGACGAGCCGACGGCGGGGCTGCACCCCTCGGACATCGCGCTGCTGCTGCGGCAGCTGCACCGGCTCGTCGACGCCGGCAACACGGTCGTCCTCGTCGAGCACGACCTGGACACGATCGCCACCGCCGACTGGGTCATCGACCTCGGGCCGGGCGGCGGCGACGCGGGCGGGCGGGTGGTCGCGGCGGGCCCGCCGGCCAAGGTGGCGAGGGCCCGCCCCAGCGCCACCGCGCCCTATCTCGCGGCCCGGCTCGCGCACTCATGA